A region of Osmerus eperlanus chromosome 9, fOsmEpe2.1, whole genome shotgun sequence DNA encodes the following proteins:
- the ptbp1a gene encoding polypyrimidine tract-binding protein 1a isoform X1: MDGRLDTDLYPLGAGYVTEIDSVHDISVGTKRGSDELFSSCISNGPYIMSSANGNDSKKFKGDTRSPGVPSRVIHVRKLPNDINEAEVISLGLPFGKVTNLLMLKGKNQAFLELNSEECAQTMVSYYSSVTPVIRNHPVYMQYSTHKELKTDNSPNQVRAQAALQAVNAVQSGGMGGMPMPGEAAAMGGMAGMGSQSPVLRVIVENLFYPVTLDVLHQIFSKFGTVLKIITFTKNNQFQALVQYADGMTAQHSKLSLDGQNIYNACCTLRISFSKLTSLNVRYNNDKSRDYTRPDLPTGDTQPSIDHQAMAAAFGAPGIISASPYGGAHFPPAFAIQQAAAGLSMPGMPGALAQLGVGHGGVAAAAAAASRLGLSGLGAGGHSVLLVSNLNPESVTPHCLFILFGMLSFLHLLYYHCAF, translated from the exons ATGGACGG ccgcctagACACTGATCTGTACCCTCTGGGAGCCGGTTACGTCACTGAGATTGA CAGTGTTCATGACATATCAGTTGGCACCAAG AGGGGATCAGACGAGCTGTTTTCTTCCTGCATATCCAACGGGCCCTATATCATGAGCTCAG CCAATGGCAACGACAGCAAAAAGTTCAAAGGTGACACCCGGAGCCCCGGGGTCCCGTCACGTGTCATCCACGTGCGCAAGCTGCCCAACGACATCAACGAGGCCGAGGTCATCAGCCTGGGCCTGCCCTTCGGCAAGGTCACCAACCTGCTGATGCTGAAGGGGAAGAACCAG gccTTCCTGGAGCTGAACAGCGAAGAGTGTGCCCAGACCATGGTTAGTTACTATTCATCAGTGACTCCAGTCATCAGGAACCACCCCGTCTACATGCAGTACTCCACACACAaggaactgaagacagacaACTCCCCCAACCAAGTA CGGGCCCAGGCAGCGCTGCAGGCCGTCAACGCGGTGCAGAGCGGGGGCATGGGGGGCATGCCCATGCCAGGGGAGGCGGCGGCCATGGGGGGGATGGCGGGCATGGGCTCCCAGAGCCCCGTGCTGAGGGTCATCGTGGAGAACCTCTTTTACCCCGTCACCCTGGACGTGCTGCAtcag ATCTTCTCCAAGTTTGGCACCGTTCTGAAGATCATCACCTTCACCAAAAACAACCAGTTCCAGGCTCTGGTCCAGTACGCTGACGGCATGACTGCACAGCACTCCAAACTA TCTCTGGACGGCCAGAACATCTACAACGCGTGCTGCACCCTGAGGATCAGCTTCTCCAAGCTCACCAGCCTCAACGTgcgctacaacaacgacaagaGCCGGGactacaccagaccagacctgccCACAGgagacacccagccctccatagACCACCAGGCCATGGCTGCAGCCTtcg GTGCTCCAGGTATTATCTCAGCCTCTCCCTATGGAGGAGCCCATTTCCCCCCAGCCTTCGCCATCCAGCAGGCAGCAGCAG gTCTGTCCATGCCTGGGATGCCCGGAGCCCTGGCCCAGCTGGGCGTCGGCCACGGGGGCGTGGCGGCTGCCGCAGCGGCTGCCAGTCGCCTCGGCCTATCAGGGCTGGGCGCTGGGGGCCACAGCGTCCTATTGGTCAGCAACCTGAACCCAGAG AGCGTTACGCCCCACTGCCTCTTTATTCTTTTCGGTATGTTATCATTCCTTCATCTTCTTTATTACCACTGTGCCTTCTGA
- the ptbp1a gene encoding polypyrimidine tract-binding protein 1a isoform X2, whose product MDGRLDTDLYPLGAGYVTEIDVHDISVGTKRGSDELFSSCISNGPYIMSSANGNDSKKFKGDTRSPGVPSRVIHVRKLPNDINEAEVISLGLPFGKVTNLLMLKGKNQAFLELNSEECAQTMVSYYSSVTPVIRNHPVYMQYSTHKELKTDNSPNQVRAQAALQAVNAVQSGGMGGMPMPGEAAAMGGMAGMGSQSPVLRVIVENLFYPVTLDVLHQIFSKFGTVLKIITFTKNNQFQALVQYADGMTAQHSKLSLDGQNIYNACCTLRISFSKLTSLNVRYNNDKSRDYTRPDLPTGDTQPSIDHQAMAAAFGAPGIISASPYGGAHFPPAFAIQQAAAGLSMPGMPGALAQLGVGHGGVAAAAAAASRLGLSGLGAGGHSVLLVSNLNPESVTPHCLFILFGMLSFLHLLYYHCAF is encoded by the exons ATGGACGG ccgcctagACACTGATCTGTACCCTCTGGGAGCCGGTTACGTCACTGAGATTGA TGTTCATGACATATCAGTTGGCACCAAG AGGGGATCAGACGAGCTGTTTTCTTCCTGCATATCCAACGGGCCCTATATCATGAGCTCAG CCAATGGCAACGACAGCAAAAAGTTCAAAGGTGACACCCGGAGCCCCGGGGTCCCGTCACGTGTCATCCACGTGCGCAAGCTGCCCAACGACATCAACGAGGCCGAGGTCATCAGCCTGGGCCTGCCCTTCGGCAAGGTCACCAACCTGCTGATGCTGAAGGGGAAGAACCAG gccTTCCTGGAGCTGAACAGCGAAGAGTGTGCCCAGACCATGGTTAGTTACTATTCATCAGTGACTCCAGTCATCAGGAACCACCCCGTCTACATGCAGTACTCCACACACAaggaactgaagacagacaACTCCCCCAACCAAGTA CGGGCCCAGGCAGCGCTGCAGGCCGTCAACGCGGTGCAGAGCGGGGGCATGGGGGGCATGCCCATGCCAGGGGAGGCGGCGGCCATGGGGGGGATGGCGGGCATGGGCTCCCAGAGCCCCGTGCTGAGGGTCATCGTGGAGAACCTCTTTTACCCCGTCACCCTGGACGTGCTGCAtcag ATCTTCTCCAAGTTTGGCACCGTTCTGAAGATCATCACCTTCACCAAAAACAACCAGTTCCAGGCTCTGGTCCAGTACGCTGACGGCATGACTGCACAGCACTCCAAACTA TCTCTGGACGGCCAGAACATCTACAACGCGTGCTGCACCCTGAGGATCAGCTTCTCCAAGCTCACCAGCCTCAACGTgcgctacaacaacgacaagaGCCGGGactacaccagaccagacctgccCACAGgagacacccagccctccatagACCACCAGGCCATGGCTGCAGCCTtcg GTGCTCCAGGTATTATCTCAGCCTCTCCCTATGGAGGAGCCCATTTCCCCCCAGCCTTCGCCATCCAGCAGGCAGCAGCAG gTCTGTCCATGCCTGGGATGCCCGGAGCCCTGGCCCAGCTGGGCGTCGGCCACGGGGGCGTGGCGGCTGCCGCAGCGGCTGCCAGTCGCCTCGGCCTATCAGGGCTGGGCGCTGGGGGCCACAGCGTCCTATTGGTCAGCAACCTGAACCCAGAG AGCGTTACGCCCCACTGCCTCTTTATTCTTTTCGGTATGTTATCATTCCTTCATCTTCTTTATTACCACTGTGCCTTCTGA
- the ptbp1a gene encoding polypyrimidine tract-binding protein 1a isoform X3 translates to MDGRLDTDLYPLGAGYVTEIDSVHDISVGTKRGSDELFSSCISNGPYIMSSANGNDSKKFKGDTRSPGVPSRVIHVRKLPNDINEAEVISLGLPFGKVTNLLMLKGKNQAFLELNSEECAQTMVSYYSSVTPVIRNHPVYMQYSTHKELKTDNSPNQVRAQAALQAVNAVQSGGMGGMPMPGEAAAMGGMAGMGSQSPVLRVIVENLFYPVTLDVLHQIFSKFGTVLKIITFTKNNQFQALVQYADGMTAQHSKLSLDGQNIYNACCTLRISFSKLTSLNVRYNNDKSRDYTRPDLPTGDTQPSIDHQAMAAAFGIISASPYGGAHFPPAFAIQQAAAGLSMPGMPGALAQLGVGHGGVAAAAAAASRLGLSGLGAGGHSVLLVSNLNPESVTPHCLFILFGMLSFLHLLYYHCAF, encoded by the exons ATGGACGG ccgcctagACACTGATCTGTACCCTCTGGGAGCCGGTTACGTCACTGAGATTGA CAGTGTTCATGACATATCAGTTGGCACCAAG AGGGGATCAGACGAGCTGTTTTCTTCCTGCATATCCAACGGGCCCTATATCATGAGCTCAG CCAATGGCAACGACAGCAAAAAGTTCAAAGGTGACACCCGGAGCCCCGGGGTCCCGTCACGTGTCATCCACGTGCGCAAGCTGCCCAACGACATCAACGAGGCCGAGGTCATCAGCCTGGGCCTGCCCTTCGGCAAGGTCACCAACCTGCTGATGCTGAAGGGGAAGAACCAG gccTTCCTGGAGCTGAACAGCGAAGAGTGTGCCCAGACCATGGTTAGTTACTATTCATCAGTGACTCCAGTCATCAGGAACCACCCCGTCTACATGCAGTACTCCACACACAaggaactgaagacagacaACTCCCCCAACCAAGTA CGGGCCCAGGCAGCGCTGCAGGCCGTCAACGCGGTGCAGAGCGGGGGCATGGGGGGCATGCCCATGCCAGGGGAGGCGGCGGCCATGGGGGGGATGGCGGGCATGGGCTCCCAGAGCCCCGTGCTGAGGGTCATCGTGGAGAACCTCTTTTACCCCGTCACCCTGGACGTGCTGCAtcag ATCTTCTCCAAGTTTGGCACCGTTCTGAAGATCATCACCTTCACCAAAAACAACCAGTTCCAGGCTCTGGTCCAGTACGCTGACGGCATGACTGCACAGCACTCCAAACTA TCTCTGGACGGCCAGAACATCTACAACGCGTGCTGCACCCTGAGGATCAGCTTCTCCAAGCTCACCAGCCTCAACGTgcgctacaacaacgacaagaGCCGGGactacaccagaccagacctgccCACAGgagacacccagccctccatagACCACCAGGCCATGGCTGCAGCCTtcg GTATTATCTCAGCCTCTCCCTATGGAGGAGCCCATTTCCCCCCAGCCTTCGCCATCCAGCAGGCAGCAGCAG gTCTGTCCATGCCTGGGATGCCCGGAGCCCTGGCCCAGCTGGGCGTCGGCCACGGGGGCGTGGCGGCTGCCGCAGCGGCTGCCAGTCGCCTCGGCCTATCAGGGCTGGGCGCTGGGGGCCACAGCGTCCTATTGGTCAGCAACCTGAACCCAGAG AGCGTTACGCCCCACTGCCTCTTTATTCTTTTCGGTATGTTATCATTCCTTCATCTTCTTTATTACCACTGTGCCTTCTGA
- the palm1b gene encoding paralemmin 1b, which translates to MAEVSQEERLQAISEKRKKQTEIENKRRQLDDDRRQLQHLKSKALRERWLLDGAPEEEETQRRLHDDEVKTKLLEQNITRLEQEIEDLETGEADDGGVAQENGGENGVVQGSKAAGQTPRREVTGMEAKLLGPSPDQASAENPVTLVFMGYKTVEEEQESRTALGMEGVDGNVKAEFVVIEDGEGKTGGEAGATEEGGPPNGSMAEKGEANGGGEEGEKKEDEKKQPCKCCTVM; encoded by the exons atGGCTGAGGTGTCACAGGAGGAGAGACTTCAGGCAATCTCT gagaagaggaagaagcagACAGAGATTGAGAACAAGAGGAGGCAGCTGGATGATGACCGAAGGCAGCTCCAGCATCtcaag tctaaAGCCCTGCGGGAGCGCTGGTTGCTGGACGGCgcgccagaggaggaggagacccaGAGGCGTCTCCATGACGACGAGGTGAAGACCAAACTGCTGGAGCAGAACATCACCAG gctggagCAGGAAATCGAGGACCTGGAGACAGGCGAGGCAGatgatgggggcgtggcccaagAGAATGGAG gtgagAATGGTGTGGTGCAGGGCAGCAAGGCGGCGGGCCAGACCCCCAGGAGGGAGGTGACGGGCATGGAGGCCAAGCTGCTGGGGCCCAGCCCGGACCAGGCCAGCGCCGAGAACCCCGTCACCCTGGTATTCATGGGCTACAagacggtggaggaggagcaggagagccgCACCGCTCTGGGCATGGAGGGCGTGGACGGAAACGTCAAGGCTGAGTTTGTGGTCATCGAGGACGGGGAGGGGAAGACGGGGGGGGAGGCCGGGGccacggaggagggggggcctcCCAACGGAAGCatggcagagaaaggggaggccaatggaggtggagaggaaggagagaagaaggaggatgagaagaAACAGCCCTGCAAGTGTTGCACggttatgtga